The nucleotide sequence CGAGCGACGTGAGCCGCAGCGCATAATACCAGTGGCGGGAACGAAGCTGTACCGCatcgacaacgacgacatCAGACGAGACCCCCACGCCCGGCGTTTCGGCCTCTGTCTGAGCATCGAcaatgcgctgcagcgtgaTGAGCAACAGCCGCGCCACTCTgagtgctgccgcctcgcagaCCCACACCGACACGCCTGGTCAGGCAACAAGCTCGTCATTAGCCAGCGGCTGAGACTCCACAGGAACGAAGTCTCGACTGAGTGCATGGTTAAAGctcctcggcagcagccCACTGAGTGGGGTTTTCACGACCCGTCAAGGCCAGAGGCACCGGGCCAGCCGGCAGCGGGTTCAATGCGCATCGATTCTTCCGCTCGTCGAAGCGGCAGTACAGCCTCAGTGACCTGCTCAACTCCGGCAGTTGCTTTGGTGGGACGGTGTCGTTGCTCGTCACGGCCGGTTTCTCTGGCTACATGCTTCCAGCATGTGATTCGCGCGGCAACTTGGGCTCGGCAGTAGAGGAGGCGCACTAGAGCGGCGAAAATGATAAAGAGCAAATGACAACCATTCCCTACGTCTGtttgagtgtgtgtgtgtgcgtgtatgtgtacgGGTGTGCAGGCTCCACAGTGGTGAGtactctgctgctgctgttacTGCAgcccatccccccccctcgtcttCCTTGCCACCTTTTCAGTTGTTTCCCTCCACTTGTGCACCCTCCCGTTTCGCGccggtgcactgcagcactgggcggagggagggagggttctcctcccctccgtcTTCTCGAAGTCAGCCGCTTTGCTTTCTGCCccgttccctccccttcatcGCTACTATACTGAGACCCTTCTCTGAttccttcgctcttctcaGCAAGGCAACCTGCCAAACTGGTGTGCGTGACAACTTGTATGAATGAGCTACCAGCcgggtttttttttttttgccagACAGATGtgctcgacgccgccgtcagcACTGCAGTCGGGAATGCCAAGAAGCGAGTGCAGCGGCAATTGGAGGATGGTCGAGAAGGGAAAACGAGGGAAGTAAAGAAGCAGGGCAAATGGGGCTGAACCGAGCAATCACACACTCATAGACCGGCACACAAACCCCaactctctcctcttcacgcGGGTGTTTTTCTGTGTGTATTCCCATTCACGATTTCGTTTGCCCTGTCATGTCGGCTGTGGGCAAACACAaaccacctctctccccacgcTGCGGCGCATGGAAAGCTTCATAAAAGGTCGAAGAAAGAGCTGTGGTCGAcgtgcgccgcctgctgctcttcgcccctctttccctctctccgaGAGAGCGGCGGTTACAAGTTACCCCGGCCCATGTTTGTGTTGCATTTCTCTTGGCGCTGTTGTTGCGGTGTCCATTCCCccttgttttcctctcttgtaCGTGTACCTgagtgagtgcgtgtgtgtgtctgctcgTATGCCATAGCACTGCAATGAAGGAGCGCTGAAggaaagcaaacaaaacTCGAAAAAGAGAGCCGCATAAAAGTGCTGTTGCAGAGAACAAGGAGGGTGAAAAAATGCAGAAGCGCTgtgcttcccccctttctctcgtcTGACTCGAATCGGTTATCTTCTCTGCACCACTGTGCGCATGCCGTGGCTCTCGGCTCGTCAgatacccacccacccgttCGAAGGCGTTTGTACCCCGTGTGAAACTGCACCTGTCTGTGATTCCTTCTATTCctctcacttctctcttccctctccaacTCTCTTTGTATGTCTCCTTCCGTCACCTTCACCTGTCTgactctccccccccccccactcacacacacacacacacatacacacgcatgctcccatgcgcacacacctcaccgctctcttccccctttcctcccacTCGTCGTATTTCTGAGGTGTTCCTCTTACGACATGTAATTTGCTCTGTTGCCTCTCCGTGGTCTGTCACCGTTTGGCTGGAAGCACATCTGCAACACAAATCAAAAAGAGTCATCTGTAAGTGGGGGCATTGGGCTGCCTGTGAGGTGAATCGAGCAGCAACCGTCCCCACAACACAAGCACAATCAGAGATCATCCGATTTACGAAGGCGCGTGTACTGCGCAGGCACGGCAACTGACCGAGTTGGCCtcgacctctctcttctcccgtGTCTACAcgtcccccttccctcacccctaCTCGACTCTTCTTCCCTGAACGCTTTTATTGCCTTTCCTCAAGAGATCAAAGGAGGGAAACACCAGGCGGACTCCAATTAGTGAATTATCCTTTCGTGGGTCTTCCGTCTTTCTTCAGAagacgtacacacacacacacacacaagcgagcATACCACTCCGCCCCCTGCGCAAGACACTGCTCAAGGAAGCAGAGAcacttttctcctctcttccattCTCTTTCGCCCTCGCTCTGTGGTGAGGTATACGCGTCATCTACATTGTTTTGCTCAGCCTCCCCAGTTCccttgtttcttttcttcgctgccTTCATTGCTTGCTCCGACTGTGTGTAtgaagtgtgtgtgtataggGGCTGTTGCGCGCGTCTTTTCCACCGCCTTACTCTCTCACTTCCCCCGTCCCCCGAGGACTGCGAGCGAGGTGTTGCTCTGTGCGCTGGGCTGTGTGCGTTGTcccgctctttctcttcacttGTGCGAGGGAGACCCGCCCCACCTCCTGCTACTCTATGCCTGTCCCCTTAAGTTCATCAAATTGCTCGttgctcctctctgtgcgtccCTCATATGTGTATTCCAGAGCTCGTTGCTTCTTCCTGTGTTTCACCGCTCCCTGTTCTCAGAACTGTTAAAAGCCTTCATTAGGGTTGCTTGAGTTTGTGTCCACTGCAAGTAGCTTCGTTGACTTCTCTAACTACACCAccgccagagagagaggcacctGTGACGTGTCATGTGCTTTTCGTTCTAGTGACTACCTCTGCACATCTTTCCTGCTTCCGCCCGAGGCACTGCAAGAGGAAGTATCATTAAGCCTatcacgtgtgtgtgtgtgtgcgttccCGCTGAAttgctgccctcctctgccgcttgttccccctctctctcccaacaacaacaaacccACGCGCCCCTTTGTTTTCTGTCTGGGTCGCTTTTCGGGTTTTCTTGTACGGTGTCGTTTCTAccgtgtctctcttcctcgcgtTTGCtcatctctttttttttccttccctccccgtCTTCGGCCGCTCTCTATCGCTGTTCAGCGCGTCTTCCTCACTTTCcacctcgccttctccgttccgttctcgcgctctctctctctctctccccctcgctaGCCGCTTCCTCTACTGTGTTGGGGTGGCGACCCCCCCCTGCTATGGCTACACAgactcccctccccaccccctcctccttttttttcatcgTCGATTCGccgtgtcttttttttttccagcTTCTCGAATTCTCCTCCAGCCCCACTCTACCCCTTgtctctccatctctgttGCATTCTCTGTCTATCTTGCCTCCccggggtgtgtgtgtgtgtgtgtgtgtgctctgtGTATCGGGCCCGTCAGCAACAATGGTGTCACCATTATCATCGTCGTCATGGGTGGACTGCTTAGTGTCTATCCGGTTCGACCTCGATATCGGGCCCAAGATCGAATTCATCTCCCCTCCAGATGCCCTCacgaaggagggaaaggtaAAGCTactgcgctgcgccttcCCAGACTGCAACCCAGATTGCGGGTACAACTTCATCTTCTACTTCACAATGCCAGActgcaccacagcggcggcacagagCTTCTCACAGACGGTAGCGCCGCCTACGACCGGAAACACGGTACCGGAGCTGTACGGCGCGGCCTTCTACCGGCAGAAGCACGATCCCAACGTGCCACGGTGCTACGTGCAACAGGTCttggtgcttctctctcatctGCCGTACTACAATGTGCACGAAATCATCCTTCGCGTCGTGGCGCCGCGCTTCTGTCAGTGCTGCCCGCTCTCCCCAGATACGGGTAAGGTGCCTGTGTCCAGCTTGCTGATCCCAAGTCCAGAAGCCTACTTTGAGTTTGACCAGTCCTACAGCGCCGAGTACTACACGCAAGAAGATGTGTTGTGCGATGCAATGATGGAGTTGGCTCAGTGGCCCTCACCTCACCCGCAGGTGCGCTACACGGTGAcgctgcttcagcaggcCCTCGTCTTCATTACACCGGCGCActcgcagcggcagccgagTCGCGCAacgcggagcagctgcgcttcggcacgcagcgccatgTCGGTGGACAGCAGAGTAGAGTTTATGGAGGTAGCACAAGGCAGCGCGCGATATCGTCGCAGCACTTTAGGCAGCGACTTCTTGCCCCTGTTCAAACTCCTTGGTGGGCAGCTGCATCATCTCACGTACGTGTGGGAGCTAGTCATTCGCCACGAGCCACTCTTCATCCTCAGCAACACGCCCTGCATGGCGTCCGCGGTGGCATTTAGCGTCGCATCGCTGGTGCTACCCATCGAGTTCAATGGCATGTTGCGCTCGTACTTTACCGTGCAAAACGACGACTTCTCACGACTGAGTCGGATGGGCAAGGTGCTGTCCTTCCCGACGAACGAGGTTCTCATAGTAGCCGGCACGAACCCTTTCCTACTGCGTAGCTTCAGTGGGTGGCCCAGCTTGATGGTCGTGATGGACCGCAACGCGTCGGTCATGACGAATGGTTCCATCGTGCCGCCGACACTGAGCGGGAAGGCGTGCAGCGCCAGTGTGGTGACTGAGGGAGCCTCACCTCCGCCACAGACCAGTCTGCTCCACCGACAGCAGCCAAATGCCTTtacggcagcgtcgctggtCGGCCCTTTGCTACGTGCAGTGCAGCctgaggagctgcgcgccaaAACACCGCTCTTGTCGTCATCGAACGGTACTCACGCGTGCACGGCGTCTGGACATGAGCCCTTGTCAGTACCCGTGTACAGCCTCACTTCCACTACATCTCTGGCTGGTGGTTTGGCGAGTGTGCCCCACCACAACGGCCTACATGCCCCCTTTGTGGGGGCGCCGCCTAATCTCAGTAGCCTCAGCAGCAATGGCGCCGCCGTGAGCCCCGCTCATCTCTCGAGTCGGCAATCGATCTTCTCATCCACCTCGTCATACACGGCAGACCCGCACACCACCTACAGCGCAAGGACCTCGGTAAATTCGTCGCCATCCACCTTGTGCTCGTCGCGTGACTCGGCTCACAATGTGAAGGGAATGCATCGGACGCAGCGCTCTGAGGATGAAGGTCAAGCTGCGACGCATGGGACTACGAACCTGTACGAGGCATTCCCGACGCAGCCCAGTGACAGTGCTGACAGCTGCATAGTGCAAATCTCACGTGGACGAGCGCGTACTTGttacgacagcagcgacgccccGTTGGGGGCTGCGGCTCACCTCGCGTCAACCCCGATCACAACGCCATCACctgtcgcctcctccatcactcTCTTCACCATGGACCACTACAAGACCACGGTGGAGTCGGTGCGCGCAGCGGAGCACCAGAGGCGCACCAGCGCTCACCAGGCTAGCTCGCGCAATGAACTGCAGAAGCACCTCCACAACTACTTCGACTCCTCCGTTCACTTCTTGCTGAACCACGCGGAGCAGACGCAGATGCTGCTAAAGCGGCTGCAGATGGTATCCCTGCTAGATGCGGATGCCCAGCGGGCATCCGTCTCACTAAGTCTTACGCAGTGGCATGGGAATGCGCGAACGGCTCCCGTGCccatcaccgccgcacaCGACGAATGTtgcacccccctctcgtCACTGCTCTCCTCAGCCAGCACTAGCAACTcccctcgccaccaccacgcggatacgacggcggcgactAACGGCATTACATCCTGCTCGCACTTTTCCGTTGCCGACGATATGGTGCGCAAGTTCTTCAGATCCCTCACCTCCGAGTTTCTTACACCGGTCACTTCGTGGTTCCAGAGGGTCACCGCCCCGTACACAGCCTTCCACTTGTGCGATCGCGCCTTGTGCGACGCGCTCCTCACCCCTTCCAACTTTCTCGACGACTttgcgcggcggcaccacgagGTGGCCCCGTCCATGTGGACCCAGCGACACTCCTACAGCAAGTATAAAGTGGTATACGAGCGGTTCGCGCACGGCTGCCTCTTCAAAGCCTATGTTCTCCAGCTCGTGGATGAGAACCTGCGACAGCAGATGGCGGACTTCCAGGTGGAGGACTGGGTCGCCCGTGTGCCCTCCGACGCGGATCGCATCGACCTACTCATCAATCTATTCAACACCGTCCAACGGGAACTGAACGAAACCCTCGATCCGGACGTGCTCTTCGTGACCTCTGCCACATCGGTGCTAGCCAGCatggcagtggtgctgcagcagcctcaCCGAGAGCAATTTATGCTGAAGATTGGAGAGCTAAAGCTATGACACCTGGGGGAAGGTGTTGAAGGTGGAGTTGATGTGCGGAAGCCAGTATGTGTGGGTAGGTCGAAGAGAATGGAGTGGCAAatgtgtttttctctcctcaccTTGACAGGTACGACAACGTCAAGGTATCTATGCCTTTCTATGCGGAAGGAAAACTGTGTGTGGGCTAGTTTAATAAGCTACTCAGCTCACAAGAACAGGAATGCGCAGAGTAGATGAAAGCACAAGTTATCACCACTAAAACGGTTGGCCTGTCGAAGCCGCACTGAGCACCGACTGCTGTACtatggaggggggagggtgcgaTTCAAGGACGGCGAGAGGGCTACTGAGAAGGTTGGCGGTGACCAGCGGCGAACTCGCACGCACCGTGGCAAACGTGGCGTTTCTCCTCTGGCCCATTTCCTTTTCAGGTATCACGTGTTTGTTTTccacgcgcgtgtgggtgggtgtatgtgtgagggagggaggggtggcgcaTGTGCTCCTTGTCAGCTCCACATGTTCTCTACtgtcctctccccctttttcctgACGCTTTCTTTgccgcgcacacactctTCGCCACTGTATGCTCGCCATACTCTTGGGCGGCCCCGCCAATGACAACGTCGGCCCttgtcgttgttgttgtttttcggTGTCGCTTCGGTCAGCGGTGCGCTCGCAAGCACCAAGTGTTAGATCGAGGACGAAAacactttctctttcaccctctgctcctgcagcacggTGAGTCTCGGGAGGCCCTTCACACACAGTACTGCGTTTCGTTCCTTACAGATTCATACAACcactacccctccccctcatgcCTAGCCGCTGAAGGTGGCGGAAAGAGCGCTCGAACGTTTTCACACGCACAATGCTGTCGGAGGAAGAGCGGGCGACGCTGCTCAAGTACTACTCTACGGTGAAGCTTAATGAGGCTCAACGCGATCAGCTCGCTCAGGCATACTGGGCCGCAACACGtgcggagcggggggagaTTGCCAAGGTATACGCCCACACGTTCGTAGACCCCACGTTTGTGCAACGACTCATCTTCTTCCATGACTACCACATGTCTCCCACAGCGGCTGGTACAGACCCGTCGTCGCCAGCAGGGGCAGCCGCTGGAACCGGCCCCTTCTTCATGAGTCAGCAGGGCGGCGCTGAAAGTGGCCACTCTCCTCTCGTGGCGAGCCCCAAGCCGTCTTTCATGACTGGGAATCCAATGACGGAAGCGAATCACGCACCGCGCCGCACGCATGCCCAGCGCTTGCTCCGCTCCACAATTCAAGAGCACTTCCCCAAGCTCACCGGCCCTGGACCGTACGCGCTAAAATTCGGATGTGTGCTGTCAGAGAAGACCCGCGAAGAGGTTATTGAGTTGTATGCTTCGCAGTTTCTGCACCCCGACCCACCCGAGCTGCACCGCATCGTCACACTGCCGAGCAGCTTTTCCACTCGCACCCGCAAGCGAATCAGCGGCTCGTACTCGTGGTACCTGCGCTGCTTGGCAACTCAGGAGCTCGTCTGCGCTGTCACTATATCGGTTCATCAACAGGAGACAATACGGTTTGCCGAGATGCCTCTGTTTGCGACGGGTGTTGGGTACAAGAAGAACCGCTTTGGACGGTTGCTGAACGCGGCGCTGTTGGCGTGGTGTGCGGAGGTGGGGCTGGAGTTCATCATGATCTCTGCTGACGTGCAGGCGATCCCGTTCTGGCGCCATTTGGGCTATCGCGCGATGACGCGCGGAGAGAAGAACCGAATTGACTTCTTTTACCAGCATGACTGCTGCAAGTTCAAGGATGCAGAGACGATGATCGGGTACTGCGACCTTCATGGAGGAAACGAAGGCCTTTCCGGTGGCGCACGTCATCGCGCCGCTCACAGCGGCGGCTCTGCAGAGGTGCTGCATATGAGCGTCAGGCAGGTTCTAGCGCAAATGGCTCGCTTTGTCTTGGAGGGTCCCGCCAAGTTACCGACTGAGTAAGCGGTACATGTGAGGAAGAAGTGTTGAAACGAAATACCGTAGTGGAAAAGCGTTGTGGCTCACGATACCAGAGGAGTCTGGGTCGTAGAGCCCGTGACGCACTGCCTGGTCGTCGTTAGCGTTTGAgccactgcggctgctgtctTTATTTCGTGGTGCCTTCTTTGTGGAAGAGCCACACTGCCAGTGCGCACGGCTAGAGTTTAAACTGCTATGCACTGCATCGACATGAAAACGatccagaaaaaaaaaggacgtAAGTCAACGCCAGCAACACGGATGCACAGGAATAGATCAGcgcgaagaagaaaataTCGAAGGAGggcagaagcagcggtgcacgcCATTTCGTATACGTTAAGGACCCCAACGTAGTGGGAATGATAAAGgcgccttttctttgttttttggTTTTGTTTCGCTGATCCTTTGTGTGCCCTTCATGTTTTTAGTGTCGGGACTGGGCACATGGTTGGGCCACTGtccctcccgccccccccctcaccaccaccaccgtacTCGAGTGTCCGCTCCCcggccgtctctctctttcaacGTCTCTGCTGTTCACTCCGCCCATCGGGTTCTCTTCTGCCCTtcgtcctccttccctcccatCGTTTGAGATCTTCGTAGAAActtcccttccccacccagacacacattccgcctcttctttctgcatgcgcacaagcacacagagagacacacccGCACAAGAGCGCCCATCGCCCCTACGTGATTCAGTacgagaggcagcggcggagttTTTTTAACGGTTTCTGTCATCTTGAtacttttctctccttctctgttggTGTGCCATACTCCTcttgtgcgcctcctcctcctcctctctccgctctctgATTACTTTGAGTTTGCTCTTATAAGGCCTGGCGTGCAGTTGTCTTTGTTGATTGTCGACTGGGGCGCGCGCTCGCGCGTACGTGGGCCGCTGCACTcgttctttctttcctttgttgGTGCCGGTttcatctccacctcctcccccccccccccccattcaATCCATCGGCTCCAACTTACCCACTTCCACAAGCGTTCTTTCCTCATCTACTCTCTCACTCGCTAATTTTGCTGACCCTTTGTTCTCGTGCTACCGGAGCCCATCGAGGGGAGCGGGTAGCGATCACGTGGCGGCGTTTCTTGTCGTTCGTTACCttctcaccccctccccctctactCATCCGCCCCTaccacacacccctctctgtgccacTTTTCCTTATTTCCCAAGAGCGGGCTCGCACGCTTGTGGTGTTGGCAATCTACTGGTCAGCTCATGGGGCACGGCGTAGCAGTCTCACCCACCTTCACTTCCTCTGGACCCCGCATCATATCGTCACCCGCGCCCCCCACAAGGCCACTATCTCAGCAATGAACTCAATGGCAGACACCGAGGTGGTGCAGTATGTGCTGCAGAACAAGGGTAACTATTATAAGGTGCTCATGGTAGAAACCAACGCCACCGAGGCACAGATCAAGGTAGCCTACAAAAAAATGGCACTCAAGTGCCATCCGGACAAGAACAAGCACAGGCAGGCAGCTGATGCTTTCAAGCTGGTCGGCATGGCGCACACGACGCTGTTGGACCCCACCAAGCGCAGCATCTACGACCGGCATGGTGCGGAAGGCGTACAGCGGCACgagagcggcggcacgcGTCGGCCCGCGAACAGCGCGGGTTTGTACCGCCGGCGCCCAGCCGGGCAGCGCGACTTCTTCGAGGAGTTCTTCTTTGGCAACGGCCACCACGCGAACAGTTATGGTGCACATCCCGGCGGCAATGGTGCACAATACCAAGCTGAGGTGAACATCAATCCCAATGCTCTGCTGTTTGTGCCCTTTATTGTTTTTCTGCTCGTGGCAATGCTCTTGTCGAGCTCTTACACCGATGTCGACCCCTCCAACCCGCTGTTCGGCGGTAGTCTCCGTAGCGCTGGGAGGGCTGCCACTTCCTTTAGCTTCACGGCGTCACAGGGCGAAGGCTTCATTGTGCAGCGCACGACGTCCCTGTTTGGGTTACGCGTGCAGTTTTACACGACGCCCCAAACTTCAGACATGATGGACCGGCGAAAAGAGGTGTACTTGTCGGTCGAACAGAAGGTGTTGGAGAGTTGGCGGGACTCGTTAGGCCGTCGTTGCGAGGCAGAGTCGCTTAAGTACCGCTCGCGCGGCCGCAACGAGGTGCCACCGGTGTGTACCGACTATCAGCACTTTCGTCGAGCACTGGGTTGAGCAGGCCGACGCCACGCAtgctctctctgcctcctgACTGAGCAGAAGTCTTGGTCGGAACCGAAAGGGACTTTCGCGATCGAGCTGCAAGGCGTGCAGCTCGCAGCTACTGTGATCACTTCTGTTCGAGAAACTAAAGCAGAAGGCGAAACTATGACTGGAGCAGGGCGCGAAAGGGGGATTCGAAAGAGGGATCTGCAGAGGGAAGCGTCGGTGAGGCGAAGCGAGAGGTGGGGCGACTGCGTCATCAACGGCCGAAGacacgagggagagaggggattTGCCTCAGTGTACGTGCTGCGAAGAGGGCTATGCGTGAGTGTATGGGTCTGTATGCGAGTGTGCTCCATTCCGCCCCTCTCATCCCGTGACTCACTCGCCCGCCACGTGCTTTGCTCCCTTCATTGATGCTTCTTCTGCTCACTTGTAATGCACAACACCGGTGCAGCTGTGTGCGCCGGTGCGTCTTCTTCACTTTTCGCCCTCGTTCGCCTTGACGCCAACTAGGCTTTTGATGGCTTTTGCGTTGGGGTGTTTGGTTTTACTCCACCTACGTGACCTCGTGAgctgtgcgggtgtgtgggcaCCTGTAGTGTGGCCCACTCTGCCGCTCCCgctacccccctctctctcttcagtgtgcttcttctctgttgccagctccactccccctctcgcatGCACGTGTCCGTGAAGGGAAGCAGCGTTGCTGCTATGGGCTGAGCCGCGACCCAAGGCAGAAGCACCCTCCCCtgccgttctctctcttaccaGAACTCTCTTCTCGCGAAGAATGGCGAAGACCGTTTCCGGGttacctccctccctctccagtGTCCTTGTCGCATCGTTGCTCGCCGTGTTTCTTCCCTTTGCTCTCTCGtctttgtatgtgtgtgtgtgtatgtatgtgggtgggtgtgctcTGTTTgccccacctctctcgcaAGTGCGTttgctctcccctctcgtactccccctcctctctcggcTTCTGTGTCCCGGATggtaggggggggaagtATTAGAGCAACGGAGTCTTCCCTATTTCCTGCTGACCCATGGCGTTGTCAGCATTTCTGCGCGAAGTCTCGTTGTCGCTGTtagtcttctctctctctgtgtgagcAGGTGTACTTGGGactccttcctctctgtggTACGCTTTTCTCGTATCTTCTTTGTGTTGGTATCCTCTCCGACTCCCTTGTTGTCGTTGTGCTTGTAGCTGTTGACACGTCTACCTGTATGAGGTAGCGTGTGTAtacgtgtgggtgtgtgtcgaCACACGCCATCACCCCATCCTTCTCAGCCTCTCCATCATCCTCTTTTGTTAAGTACGTCTCTTCATCTCATGTTTGTTCGTCCGGTTCTGCCTaacccttctccccctcgccccctctTCGCCCCGAGGGGATTCGTgagggaaaaaggagcgTGCGCTGATAGGCACCACCCAAACAActgtgtaggggggggaggggagacagTCATGGATTCAGTAGCCGCAGTGGGCTAGTGGTGACGCGATCAATGGGGAACTTTGCTCCTTACAGTCTCTCTGGTTCTCTTCAGTGCGAAGAATGAGTGGGctgagggaaagaaaaaaaaaacaagtcGTGCGGTACACCCTCTCGCTAGTCCGTCCCGCTGCGTGAGTAACTAATGGCGAAGCAAggctccacctctctctctcctctcctcgtgACTTCTCCACATCACTTACGGTCGCTGTAGCACTGAAACTCGGACCTTGGCATCTCTTCCTGTAATCATCTACGTGCATGCAGGCCTCCCGCGGCATCTGCTTCCCCCTCAGGTGCAGGGGAGTCGCACCGAGCTTGCTGTCCAGCTCTGGTGGCCCCGCGCGCTGCTCCGCAGGGTGTCAACCATCTCGTGGC is from Leishmania panamensis strain MHOM/PA/94/PSC-1 chromosome 35 sequence and encodes:
- a CDS encoding hypothetical protein (TriTrypDB/GeneDB-style sysID: LpmP.35.2170), which translates into the protein MPDCTTAAAQSFSQTVAPPTTGNTVPELYGAAFYRQKHDPNVPRCYVQQVLVLLSHLPYYNVHEIILRVVAPRFCQCCPLSPDTGKVPVSSLLIPSPEAYFEFDQSYSAEYYTQEDVLCDAMMELAQWPSPHPQVRYTVTLLQQALVFITPAHSQRQPSRATRSSCASARSAMSVDSRVEFMEVAQGSARYRRSTLGSDFLPLFKLLGGQLHHLTYVWELVIRHEPLFILSNTPCMASAVAFSVASLVLPIEFNGMLRSYFTVQNDDFSRLSRMGKVLSFPTNEVLIVAGTNPFLLRSFSGWPSLMVVMDRNASVMTNGSIVPPTLSGKACSASVVTEGASPPPQTSLLHRQQPNAFTAASLVGPLLRAVQPEELRAKTPLLSSSNGTHACTASGHEPLSVPVYSLTSTTSLAGGLASVPHHNGLHAPFVGAPPNLSSLSSNGAAVSPAHLSSRQSIFSSTSSYTADPHTTYSARTSVNSSPSTLCSSRDSAHNVKGMHRTQRSEDEGQAATHGTTNLYEAFPTQPSDSADSCIVQISRGRARTCYDSSDAPLGAAAHLASTPITTPSPVASSITLFTMDHYKTTVESVRAAEHQRRTSAHQASSRNELQKHLHNYFDSSVHFLLNHAEQTQMLLKRLQMVSLLDADAQRASVSLSLTQWHGNARTAPVPITAAHDECCTPLSSLLSSASTSNSPRHHHADTTAATNGITSCSHFSVADDMVRKFFRSLTSEFLTPVTSWFQRVTAPYTAFHLCDRALCDALLTPSNFLDDFARRHHEVAPSMWTQRHSYSKYKVVYERFAHGCLFKAYVLQLVDENLRQQMADFQVEDWVARVPSDADRIDLLINLFNTVQRELNETLDPDVLFVTSATSVLASMAVVLQQPHREQFMLKIGELKL
- a CDS encoding hypothetical protein (TriTrypDB/GeneDB-style sysID: LpmP.35.2180) — encoded protein: MLSEEERATLLKYYSTVKLNEAQRDQLAQAYWAATRAERGEIAKVYAHTFVDPTFVQRLIFFHDYHMSPTAAGTDPSSPAGAAAGTGPFFMSQQGGAESGHSPLVASPKPSFMTGNPMTEANHAPRRTHAQRLLRSTIQEHFPKLTGPGPYALKFGCVLSEKTREEVIELYASQFLHPDPPELHRIVTLPSSFSTRTRKRISGSYSWYLRCLATQELVCAVTISVHQQETIRFAEMPLFATGVGYKKNRFGRLLNAALLAWCAEVGLEFIMISADVQAIPFWRHLGYRAMTRGEKNRIDFFYQHDCCKFKDAETMIGYCDLHGGNEGLSGGARHRAAHSGGSAEVLHMSVRQVLAQMARFVLEGPAKLPTE
- a CDS encoding chaperone protein DNAj, putative (TriTrypDB/GeneDB-style sysID: LpmP.35.2190), which gives rise to MNSMADTEVVQYVLQNKGNYYKVLMVETNATEAQIKVAYKKMALKCHPDKNKHRQAADAFKLVGMAHTTLLDPTKRSIYDRHGAEGVQRHESGGTRRPANSAGLYRRRPAGQRDFFEEFFFGNGHHANSYGAHPGGNGAQYQAEVNINPNALLFVPFIVFLLVAMLLSSSYTDVDPSNPLFGGSLRSAGRAATSFSFTASQGEGFIVQRTTSLFGLRVQFYTTPQTSDMMDRRKEVYLSVEQKVLESWRDSLGRRCEAESLKYRSRGRNEVPPVCTDYQHFRRALG